One Thunnus albacares chromosome 12, fThuAlb1.1, whole genome shotgun sequence genomic region harbors:
- the LOC122993737 gene encoding nucleolin-like produces MSKTEATRRRKRQSKVVISEAAEEEDNTTTTKEIVGTEESKDVEMNQAMEEVGDNNDSQMDTIEIKGSTTTVTVSWEKNEEQEGEDAEKRTNASDHMTHKEMTDGEPAQTVSVSDAVRSTEDAPSQSTDTKMEDVEDKQESQMNTVTEENESTATVTVTWEKKIEEGKCSNIKEESEQMIDKEKAVKGKRKAESTAETSPSKKTKLINDGFCLFVGNLNNSKKSEDVKNSLANYFNIQSLLVQDIRLDRSRKHAFVDLASEMDLTKALTLNGEMILDKPMRIAKAKVKSEEKVKATPEDKKAARDAKCLFLKNVPYDATETDILKVFPKAIAVRFPGGAESPDKGIAFLEFKSEAIANKVRQHKQGAKIQDRVLIVDRVGETHVSKVSKANDDNNKTKAAAPPNNMLFVSNLSSNVKEKNLRKVFQSAVTINIPQNKGKSRGFAFVEFATVADAEKALQSSQNIQICKREVRVQFREGREKLEKGKVLLKTLIVMGLAKKTTAETLKSVFEEALSARVTVDKETGVSKGFGFVDFESEESCKAAKEAMEDCEIDGSKVTVAYAKQKGERGRPVARGGSAGRPGGKPAGRGVGGGGRGKANRGGRGRGAGKSKDGVKKVKKVKK; encoded by the exons ATGTCAAAGACAGAA gCTACAAGACgtagaaaaagacaaagcaaagttGTCATCAGTGaggctgcagaagaagaggacaacACCACCACTA CCAAAGAAATAGTTGGAACAGAGGAGAGTAAAGATGTCGAGATGAATCAGGCCATGGAGGAAGTAGGAGATAACAATG ATTCTCAAATGGACACGATCGAAATAAAAGGAAGCACGACCACGGTAACTGTGTCATGGGAGAAGAATGAGGAACAAGAGGGTGAAGATGCTGAAAAGAGAACAAATGCAAGTGATCATATGACTcacaaagaaatgactgatg gagaaCCGGCTCAGACTGTCTCTGTAAGTGATGCAGTGCGCTCCACAGAGGACGCTCCCAGCCAGAGTACTGACACAAAGATGGAGGACGTGGAAGATAAACAAG AATCTCAGATGAACACTGTCACTGAAGAAAACGAAAGTACGGCTACAGTAACTGTAACCTGGGAGAAGAAGATTGAGGAAGGAAAGTGCAGCAATATTAAAGAGGAAAGCGAACAGATGATTGACAAAGAGAAGGCAG TAAAAGGGAAACGGAAAGCAGAATCCACTGCTGAGACGTCCCCTTCCAAGAAAACTAAACTCATCAACGATG gtttttgtctttttgtcgGCAATCTGAATAACTCCAAAAAATCTGAAGATGTCAAAAATTCATTAGCAAATTACTTCAACATACAAAGTCTCCTGGTTCAAGACATCAGATTAGACCGGTCCAG AAAACATGCGTTTGTGGATTTGGCCTCAGAGATGGACTTGACTAAAGCCTTGACATTAAATGGAGAGATGATCCTTGATAAGCCAATGAGGATCGCCAAAGCAAAGGTCAAAAGTGAGGAAAAGGTGAAAGCTACACCGGAGgacaaaaaag CGGCCAGAGAtgctaaatgtttgtttctgaaGAACGTCCCGTACGATGCAACAGAGACAGACATTCTGAAAGTTTTCCCGAAGGCGATCGCTGTCAGGTTTCCTGGTGGAGCTGAGAGCCCAGACAAAGG TATTGCCTTTTTGGAGTTTAAAAGTGAAGCCATTGCTAATAAAGTAAGGCAGCACAAACAAGGCGCCAAGATCCAAGACCGGGTTTTGATTGTGGACCGTGTAGGAGAAACACACGTGTCTAAAGTCAGCAAAGCTAATgacgacaacaacaaaacaaaag ctgcagctcctccaaaCAACATGTTGTTTGTGAGCAACCTGTCCTCCAAcgtgaaagaaaaaaacctcaGGAAAGTCTTTCAGAGCGCTGTCACTATCAATATACCTCAAAACAAAGGCAAATCAAGAGG ATTTGCGTTCGTCGAGTTCGCAACCGTGGCAGACGCTGAAAAAGCCCTGCAGTCATCGCAAAACATTCAGATCTGCAAAAGAGAGGTCAGAGTACAATTCCGTGAAGGGAGAGAAAAGCTGGAGAAGGGAAAAG tcctATTAAAAACCCTGATTGTGATGGGCCTCGCTAAGAAGACGACTGCTGAAACTCTTAAAAGCGTCTTTGAGGAGGCTCTCAGTGCAAGAGTCACTGTAGATAAAGAGACGGGAGTTTCTAAAGG GTTTGGTTTTGTGGACTTTGAGAGCGAAGAAAGCTGTAAAGCCGCCAAAGAAGCCATGGAGGACTGTGAGATAGATGGCAGCAAAGTAACCGTGGCTTATGCCAAACAAAAGGGTGAACGAGGCCGTCCGGTTGCTAGAGGAGGCTCGGCGGGGCGTCCTGGTGGAAAGCCTGCAGGGCGGGGGGTCGGTGGAGGCGGGCGTGGAAAAGCCAACAGAGGAG gaaGAGGACGTGGAGCTGGCAAGTCAAAGGATGGtgttaaaaaagtgaaaaaagtgaaaaaataa
- the gk5 gene encoding putative glycerol kinase 5 yields MGSQRNGFKKESFILSVDVGTTSIRCHVYDKEAKIRGSCTTKVVPLYPEVGHVEMDPDALWKGFITVVKGAVQDTGVHMHQIEALGISTQRSTFTTWDRRTGVPFHNFISWQDQRAADLVKSWNRSCTMKAIHGVMKVLYFLTRQKRSLAASLIVFTTQHVTFRLVWALTHYKQVRQAVAEGNCCFGTIDTWLLFKLTKGFVHATDYSNASATGIFDSYQMCWSSFLCSLVSLPLSIFPKVENTGHHFGSTDPSIFGVSIPIMSVMADQQAAMFGECCFDVGDVKITMGTGTFMNINTGNKPHTSVTGLYPVVGWKIGSEVVYLAEGNAADTGTAIKWAEKLELFSDVRDTSAMAYSVSDSDGVCFVPSFSGLQAPLNDPKACASLMGLKPSTTKCHLVRAILESVAFRNMQLYETMLKETHIPITKIRVDGGVSSNDFIMQLTADLFGRKVARPQHNEMSCLGAAFVAGLGVGFWRTREELKKLQSSDELFTPREVHKEDAGSPSREYTAVLQSWERALRRSMNWYKP; encoded by the exons ATGGGGAGTCAGAGGAACGGTTTCAAGAAGGAAAGCTTCATTTTGTCGGTGGACGTCGGTACAACGTCTATCAGGTGTCACGTCTATGATAAGGAGGCAAAAATCCGAGGATCATGCACCACCAAG gTAGTTCCCCTGTATCCAGAGGTGGGACACGTGGAGATGGACCCAGATGCACTATGGAAGGGGTTTATTACAGTGGTCAAGGGAGCTGTTCAAG ATACAGGAGTACACATGCATCAAATAGAGGCCCTTGGCATCTCTACTCAACGAAGCACCTTCACAACATGGGATAG GAGAACTGGGGTTCCTTTCCATAATTTCATCAGCTGGCAGGACCAGAGAGCTGCAGACCTGGTGAAGTCCTGGAACAGATCATGCACCATGAAA GCAATCCATGGCGTGATGAAGGTGCTTTACTTCCTGACCAGGCAGAAACGGTCCCTTGCAGCGAGTCTTATTGTCTTCACCACCCAACATGTCACCTTCCGCCTCGTTTGGGCCCTTACACACTACaagcag gTTCGTCAAGCAGTAGCTGAAGGCAACTGCTGCTTTGGAACAATAGACACCTGGCTCCTGTTCAAACTCACAAAAG GATTTGTCCATGCTACAGACTACTCTAATGCCAGTGCAACAGGGATCTTTGACTCTTACCAG ATGTGTTGGAGTAGcttcctctgctctcttgtttctctgcctctctctatTTTCCCCAAAGTAGAAAATACAGG TCATCACTTTGGTTCCACAGACCCGTCTATCTTCGGAGTATCCATTCCCATCATGTCAGTG ATGGCGGACCAGCAGGCGGCCATGTTTGGAGAGTGCTGCTTTGATGTAGGTGATGTCAAGATCACCATGGGAACAGGTACCTTCATGAACATCAACACCGGCAACAAACCGCACACGTCTGTAACAG gtctGTATCCTGTGGTTGGGTGGAAGATCGGCTCAGAGGTGGTGTATCTGGCTGAGGGCAACGCAGCAGACACTGGCACTGCCATCAAATGGGCAGAGAAGCTGG agCTCTTCTCTGATGTCCGGGATACCAGCGCTATGGCTTACAGTGTCAGTGACTCAGACGGAGTGTGTTTTGTCCCTTCATTCAGTGGCCTGCAG GCTCCTCTTAACGACCCTAAAGCTTGTGCTTCCCTCATGGGCCTCAAACCCTCCACCACCAAATGTCATCTGGTCCGTGCTATTCTAGAGTCTGTCGCCTTCAG AAACATGCAGCTGTATGAGACGATGCTAAAAGAAACTCACATTCCTATCACAAAGATCAG gGTGGATGGGGGGGTTTCTTCAAATGACTTCATCATGCAGCTCACTGCAGACCTTTTTGGTAGAAAGGTAGCCAGACCACAGCATAATGAAATGTCGTGTCTGGGGGCTGCTTTTGTTGCTGGACTTGGAGTGG GCTTCTGGAGAACCCGGGAAGAGTTGAAGAAACTGCAGAGCAGCGACGAGTTGTTCACCCCCCGTGAAGTACACAAGGAAGATGCTGGTAGCCCAAGTCGGGAGTACACCGCCGTCCTCCAGAGCTGGGAGAGAGCTCTCCGACGATCCATGAATTGGTATAAGCCTTAA